In bacterium, the genomic stretch CACGCCCACCCAGGGCGCCGGACTCCGGCTTTCGCCGGAATGACGCACGACAGCGCCGCCATCACCGAGTGGTGGGAGCGGCGGCGAGTGCAGCCCTCGCCTCCGCCGGCGTGGCATCCCAGGTGCCGCCACGGTGCTCCACGACGAGGCCGTAGTCGCGCAACGCCCCCTCCCGTGTCACCAGGCCCTCGGCCACGTCGGCCAGCACCCGGTCGGCCGAGCGCTCCAGCGGATCACCCCAGCCGCCGCCTCCGGGCGCCAGGATCTTCACCTGGTCGCCTCGGTGCAGCGCGATGTTGGAGAACTTGGAGGGCGACATCGTCCCGAACTTGTCGCGGAAGGTGCTCCAGACCTCCTCGCCGGCGAGACGCACGTAGATGCCGCTATTGGCGCCCGGCTTGCCGCCGTGGATGCCAAACGGGTCCACCAGCATCCGGTTGAACAGGGCGCTGACGGTGATCTCGTCGACCACCATCGTGAGGATGCGCTCGACGCCGAGGCCGCCGCGGTTCAGCCCGGCGCCGCCGGAGTCCTCCAGCAGGCGGTAGGACTCCACGCGGACCGGGTAGCGGGTCTCGAAGATCTCCACCGGCGTGTTGCGGGCGTTGCCGATGATGACGATGACCTGGCTGTCGCCGTCGCCGATCGGGCGGCCGCCCCAGCCGACGCCCTCGAAGTGGAAGTGCGAGTACAGCTCGCCGGTCTCGGGGTGCTCGCCGCCGAACAGGAAGCAGCAGACGGTGCCGCCGTGGGAAGCCGGGATGCGTTCGGGCAGGGCGTCGGCGAGGGCGCCGAAGATGATGTCGGTGATGCGGGGGCTGAGTTCGGTGTTGCCGCCCACCAGCGGCGCGGGGAACTCGCAGTTCAGGATGGTCCCCGGCGGTGCGATCACGTTGATCGGCCGGTAGCAGCCCTCGTTGCGCGGGATGGTGGGGTCGGTGATGTGCATGAAGGCGTTGTAGACCGCCGAGGCCGTCACGGCGTAGGTGGCGTTCATGGGTCCGGCCGCCTGGCCGTCGGAGCCGGTGAAGTCGCACGCCACGTTGCCGCCGTCCACCACGACGGTGCAATCGATGACGTAGGACCCCTCGGCCACCCCGTCGTCCTCGATGATGTCGCTGAAGCGGTACTCCCCGTCGGGGATGCGGCGGATCTCCTCGGACATGCGCCGCTCGGCGATACCGATGAGATCCTCGGTGGCCGTCGTCACCGTCTCGTAGCCGTACGTGTCGAGGAGGCTGGTGAGCCGCCGCTCGGCCACGTTCAGCGAGCCGACCATGGCCATGAGGTCGCCGTAGGTGACCTTGGGCGTGCGGTGGTTGGCGAAGATCAGCTTCCAGATGTCCTCCTGGGGAACCCCCTCGCGTTGCAGCCACAGCGGCGGGAGCCGCAGCCCCTCCTGGAAGATGTCGGTGGCGTCGCCCGCCAGCCCGCCGGGTGCCTTGGCGCCCGGCTCGGCCAGGTGGGCGCAGTTGGCCACGAAGCCCACGATCTCGTCGCCGCAGAACACCGCTTTCAGCAGCGTGTGCTCGGGGATGTGGCCGCTGCCCCGGTACGGGTCGTTCATGACGATCACGTCGCCCGGGCGGTACACGTCCGGGCCGAGTTCGTCGAGCATCCACTCGATGGTGAACTTGATGGTCCCGATCTGGGAGGGGCAGAACTCCGCCTGGGCGATCATCCGGCCGGCGGCGTCGAACAGCACGCAGGAGAAGTCCAGCGCCTCGTTGAACATCGGCGAATAGGCGGTGCGCATCATGGCGACGCCCATCTCGCGGCACGTGGTGGCCAGATAGTTGTCGATGACCGTGAGCGTGACCTGATCGATGGCGAGGTCGGCCGCCACCGGCGGGCTGTCCGGGGGTGTGAGCAATGCGGTCACGGGCTCACCTCGACGATCAGCACGTCCTCGGGTGTGCGGCGCAGGTGCATGCCCGGCTCCACGAGCGTCGTGGATCCCTCCTCGGAGACGATCAGTGGACCTTCGAGCACCGTGTCGATCGGCATCGCCCGGCGGTGCAGAACGCGACAGTCCACCAGCCCGTCGCCGCCGAAATGCACCTGCCGGGTGGTCTCGACATGGCCGCTCTCGCGCTGCACGCGGGCCAGGCGCGGATGCGGGATAGCGCCGATGGCCGAGACCCGGAAGCTGACCATCTCGATGACGGCGTCGGCGATCACGTACTCGTACATGGCCTGGTGGCGGTCACCGAACGCCTGATAGGCCAGCTCCAGCTGCGCAGCGGCGCCGTCGGCGTCGAGCGCGTCGATCGGCGGCACCTCCACCTCGGTCTCGTAGTTCTGCCCCAGGTAGCGCATGTTGATGGCGTAGCGCAGCCCGCAGTCGCCTTCGAAGCCCTGGGCACGCAATTCCTCGGTGGCCGCGGTGGCGATGGTGGCGAAGCGCTCGGCCACCTCGGCGGGGCCGACCCTGTCGGAGCGGAACGACTGGGTCCAGAGCTTGTCGACGCGCAGGTCGCCCAGCAGCAACCCGAGCGCCGAGAAGCTCCCGGGGAAGGGCGGAACCACCAGCGTGGGGATGTGCAGCTTGCGCGCCACGGCGGCGCCGTGCAGCGGACCGGCCCCGCCGAAGGCCAGCAGGGCGAAATGGCGCGGGTCGTGGCCCCGGTCGATGCTCACCATGCGGATGGCGTTGGCCATGTTCTCGTCCGCGATCTCCACGACGGCGTGCGCCAGCTCCAGCGGCGACATGTCCAGCCCCGCCGCCATCTCGGCGGCCCCACGGCCGGCGAGGTCACCGTCGAGGCGCATCGCCCCGCCGCAGAAGTACCCGGGGTCGAGATGGCCCAGGACCAGGTTGGCGTCGGTGAGGGTGACCTCGTTGCCGCCGGCCCCGTAGCAGATGGGCCCGGGATCGGCGCCGGCGCTCTGCGGGCCCACCTGCAGGAAGCCGCCCGCGTTCACCCAGGCGATGGACCCGCCCCCGGCGCCGACGGTGTGGATGTCCATGAGCGGGATCGCCGCCGGGATGCCCCACTCCACCTCGTATGAGGTCGTGTAGCCCACGTCGCCGCCCAGGATCAGCGCCACGTCCGCGCTGGTGCCACCGACGTCGATGGTGACCACGTTCTCGAGCCCCAGCAGGCCGGCAACGTGGCGGCTGGCCACGGCGCCCCCCGCCGGCCCCGACATGGCCAGGTGGATCGGATGGTCGGCGGCGGCGGTGGCGTTCATCAGGCCGCCGTTGGACTTCATCATCGCCCAGCTGACGTCGATGTCCGCGGCTTCGAGCCCGCCGGCAAGACTCGCCACGTAGCTCTGCATCAGCGGCTTGACGTAGGCGTCGGCGATGACGGTGCTGGACCGCTCGTACTCCCGCCAGATGGGAGCGACCTCGTGGCTCACCGACAGTGGCAGATCGGGGAATCTCTCCCGGAGAGCGTCCGCCAGCGCCCGCTCGTGGTCGGTCTTGAGATACGAGAACAGGAGGCACACCGCCAGAGCCTCGAGCTCACCGTTGGCGGCGATCCGCTCGCAGAGGTCGTCGATCGCCTCGGGCGCCAGAGGTGTCAGGACCTCGCCGTCGGCGGTGATGCGCTCGGCGACGCCGAAGCAGTCCCGCCGGCTCACCAGCAGGGGCCGGGGCTTGTTCCAGGTGAGGTCGTAGAGGAACTGCCTGTTGACGCGCTGGATGTAGGGGATGTCCTCGTGACCCGCCGTGCAGATGAACCCCACCCGGGCGCCCGCCCGCTGGATCATGGTGTTGGTGGCCACGGTGGTGCCGTGCACCAGGAAGGCGATGTCGTCGGGATCGGTGCCGGATGCTCCGATGGCGCCCAGGAAGGCCCGCAACGGCTCCGCCGGTGTGGACGCCACCTTCTGCGACGTGACCGTGCCGTCGGAGGCGTCGAAGGCGATCAGGTCGGTGAACGTGCCCCCGGTGTCTATCCCGATGCGGGTCGAGGTCATGGTGTCTCACCGTCGGTGCCGCGGTTCATCGGTCGGATCATGTCCCGGTCCTTGGTCAGCCCAGCGGTTCGGTGACCGTCATCATGGCAGCGAACGGGTATATACCGGAAACCGCCGTCGGGCAGAAGTTGAGTACCTGGCCGCGAACACCCCAATCGACGGCCAGCATCTCCCCCGTGTCGTCCACGGTGATGAACAGCATGGTGTGGTCGGGACCGCCGAAGCAGACGTTCGTGGGCGACGCGCCGCCGCACGGGATTCGGCCCACCTCTGCGCCGCCGGCGTCGTAGACGTAGACGTGACCCGATCCGAAATGGGTCACGAGCAGGTTGCCCTCGCTGTCGAACGCCATCCCGTCGGGACCCGAGACCGGGGCGTCGGGAACAGGCGGTTGCCGGCAGAAGAGCCCGCGGCCCACCGCCGCGCCCGTCCCGACGACGTCGTAGACCCACACGCAGCTGCGCAGGGTCTCGGCCACGTAGAGACGCCCGCCGCGCAGAGCGATGCCGTTCGGGAACGCCATGCCGCCATCGATCCGGTGCAGTTTCCCGGCGGCGGCGTCGTACCCGTACACGCCACCGATCGGGTTCTCCAGCGAACTCCCCCACGGATCGGTGAAGAAGCAGCCGCCGTCGGCGTCGAAGCAGAGATCGTTGGGGCCGTTCAGCGGCTCGCCCTCGAACGAGTCGACCCAGCGGCTGCGCGTGCCGTCGGGGCCGACCCGCAGGATCGCCCGGTGGCCTTCATCGGTGACATACAGGGCGCCGTCGGGGCCGAACGCGAGCGCGGCCGGCAGTCCCGCCACACCGTCGGCTCCGGTGTTGAGCAGTCGCCTCGTCCGGCCGGGCGCGCTCAGGTTGGTTGCACAGATGTCACCGCCGCGGGTCGGCCAAGCCGCGTCCCGCGTGAAGGAGCAGACGTTGAGGATCCAGCCGTCGGGACCGGCGGTCGGGCCCTCCGGCGCGCACAGCTGCGAGGCGAACGTCCTCGACGCCATGACGGCTGCCCCGGCGACCCGTCGCCGCTGCGACTAACCGTCGACGGCCTCGCGCAGGCGCCCGACGAGCCGGTCCACCTCCGCCAGCGTCTCGGGGTCGGGGTCGTAGCCCGACGGCTCCCGCCGGCGGGCGCTGGTGAAGATCCCCTGCTTGACGAGGAGATGCTTCTCGATGGCCACGAAGGCGTCGAGGCTGTCCATGAGCGACACCAGGCGGGCCAGCGGGTCGGCAATGGCCTCGATGCGCGCCTCGTCGCCGGCCTCCAGCGCCCGCCACAGGGCGACCAGCGCCCACGGCGTGTCGGCTGCCGGCATGGTGCCGACGATGCCCCGCCGGTAGCTGTCCACCAGGGCAATGCCCCCGGAGCCTTCGAAGACGCGCGCCCGGCCGCCCGTGGCGTCACGCAGTTCGCTGAGGCGCGGTCCGATCGGCACCGCCTCGGGTTTGAACAGCACGCGCTCGCCGTAGGTCTCCAGCAGGTCGGCCTGCATCTCGATCGACATCGGCCGGCCCACGTAGCCGCTGGCGTCCTGGACGACCACCGGGACGTCGATGGCCGCCAGCAGTGCCTCGTAATAGGCGGACAGCCCGCTGTCCGACACCCCCACCGAGATGGGTGGGATGGCCATGACGGCGGTGGCGCCGACGCTCTCGGCGTGCCGGGCGAGGTCGACGGCAACCTTCGTGCTCTCGGCCCCGACCGAAACGATGACCGGGCCGTGCGGGAGTCCCAGATCGCAGGCGAGTTCGGCCAGGCGCCGGCGCTCTTCGGTGCTCAGCCGCAACACCTCCGACACCATCGCCAGCACGATCCCGTCGACTTCACAGGCGTACACCCAGTCGATCTCCGCGGCCAGGGCCGCGGCGTCGATGTCGTCGTTGCCGTCGAAGGGCGTCTGGAAGACCGGGAAGACCCCGGCCAGCGACTCGGGCGGGTACTGCACGGCGGCGATGCTACCCGCGCAGGCCGGAGGACTCAGGAGTGCCGGGCGCCGAGCGCCGGGCGCGCAAGGGGACTAGGGCAGCGACTCACCCCGCAGCCAGCGGACCAAGGCCTTGCCGGGATCGGCGATCTCCCCCACCGAGTTGTACCAGTAGTCCTCCCATCCGTCCTCCGACAACCCGGTGAAGACCATGAGGTTGAGGGGATAGGCCTCACTGTCGGCACAGCGGCGAAAGTCGTCGCGGAACAGGAACGTCGGCTTGCCCCAGGCGATGGCCATGCCCAGTTCCACCATGACGCCCTCGTCGGGCGGGCAGCCGTTCACGACGGCGAAGATGCCGTCGGCCTCGCGTACGAGCCGCATGTCGTTCTGCCCCACCTTGTAGGCCCAGCCGGTCTGACCGATCCAGCCCTCCTGGTCACCGAGGGCGAACGGCTCCCACGGCTCGGCGCCGACGTCCTCCAGGGCGGCGATCAGATCGTTGAGCGGCCCGGCGCGCTGCGCCGGCGAGAACCCGTAGGGATTCGCCAGGTACAGGGTCCTGTTCCCGCTCACGACATCCGCCGACCTGCGGGCGGGGTGTCGACCTCGACACCCCGGATTGCTTGCAGCGACATCGGGCGGAGCCCCGCCGGTGAGTCCGGCAACCAGTTCATGCGCGGATGGTAACCCGGACGCCCCCGCCCGGGTCACGTGCGGGGGCCGGGATCACGCCAACGGCGGCGGCTTCGGGGCGGTGTCACTAGGGTGTCGCAAGCAGGGACCACGACCCGGGGGGACGTGATGGCTGACAACGGGAGTGACCATTCGGGTGCCGGCGGGAGCGATGCGAGCGCGCCGCGCGTCGGATTCATCGGTCTCGGGAACATGGGATGGCCGATGGCGGCCCACGTCGCAGCCGCCGGGCTGCCACTGCGAGTCCACAACCGGACCCGCAGCAAGGCGGAGGCGTTCGTCGAGCACGTCGGGGGCGACGTGCGGATCTGCGAGACGCCGGCGGAGGCAGCGGCGGGCAGCGACGCGGTGCTGAGCATCGTGTCGGACGACGCGGCCGCCACGGAGGTGTTCACGGGGCCGGACGGCGTCGCCGCCGGCATCGCACCGGGAGCCGTCGGCGTGGAAATGAGCACCATCAGCCCGGGTTGCGTCCGCCGCCTCGCCGGAGTGATGGAATCCGTCGGCGCCTCACTGGTGGACGCCCCGGCAGGCGGCAGCGTCTCGACCGCGGAAGCAGGCGTGCTCCTCATGATCGCCGGCGGCGGCGCCACCGCCGTCGAGCAGGCCCGGCCGGCCCTCGAGCCCTTCAGCGGCAGGATCGCCCACGTCGGCGGCCAGGGATCGGGCGCAGCCATGAAACTGGCCCTCAACACGCTGGTGCACGGGCTCGTGAACAGCGTCGCCGAGGGGCTCGTGCTTGCCGAAGGGGCCGGGATCGACCGCGAGGTGGCCTACGACGTGTTCGCCGCCAGCCCGCTGGGCTCACCGTTCTTCCAGTACCGCCGCGACTGGTACGAGCGCCCCGGCACCCAGCCCGCCATCTTCCGCTTGGACCTGGCGATCAAGGACCTCCGCCTGGCACTGGACCTGGCCGCCGAGGTTGGACTGGACCTGCCGCAGATCGCCAGCAACCACGGCGCGCTGCAGGCCGCCTCGGCGGCAGGCTTCGGTGACTATGACGTCGCCGGCGTGGCCGAGTCGCTGCGCGGCAAGCGCCGCAGCGCCGACTGAGCCCCCGGAGGCCGCGCCGCCAGCGCGGTCACCGGGTGGCTAGGAACCTGCCGCGCCGTCGAGGCCGAAGGCGTCGTGCAGGACCGCGACGGCCTTGACGACGTCGTCCTCCCGGACAACGCAGGAGATCCGGATGGCCGACGTGGAGATCATCTCGATGTTGACACGGCCGGCGCCGAGGGTCTCGAACATGGTGGCAGCCACGCCCGGATTGGTCTTCATCCCGGCGCCGACGAGACTCACCCGCCCGATGCCCTCGTCGGAAGTGACCGCGCCCGCCCCGATCTCGTCCGCCAGTCCCTGTGCCACCGCGCGACCGGCATCGAGCTGTCCCCGCGGCACGGTGAAGGAGATGTCGGTCACGCCGTCCTCGGAGACGTTCTGCACGATCATGTCCACGTTCACATCCAACTCGGCGAGGCGCCGGAACAACGTCCCGGCGATGCCGGGCCGATCGGGCACGCCGGGCACGGTGATCTTCGCCTCGGAAGTGTCGTGGGTGACAGCGGAAACGATGGCCTGCTCCATGGTGGGATCCTCCTCGCCGATCCAGGTGCCCGGCTCCCAGGTGAACGCCGAGCGCACATGCAGCCGCACGCGCCGGGCGCGGGCCACCTCGACGGACCGCATGGCCGGCTTCGGGCAGCCGGTCGCGGTCATCTCCAGCATCTCGTCGTAGGACAGCCTCTCGATGCGCCGAGCCCCGGGGACCACCCGAGGGTCGGCGGTGAACACTCCGGAGACGTCGGTGTACAACTCGCAGGCGTCGGCACCGAGCACGTGCGCCAGCGCCACCGCGGTGGTGTCCGAGCCGCCGCGGCCCAGGAAGGTCTCGTCGCGGTCGGTGGAGACTCCCTGGGAGCCGGCCACGACCGGCACCCGCCCGGCGGCGATGGCGACGCTGACGCGCTCGGGCCGGATCTCCAGGATGCGGGCGTTCCGGTGCGTGGTGTCGGTGAGGAACCCCGCCTGGCTGCCCGTCAACGACTCGGCGGGCACACCGCGATCGGCCAGGGCCATGCACATCAGCGCCGTGGCCTTGCGCTCGCCCGCGGTGATCAGCATGTCCATCTCGCGCCCGGGCTGCCGGTCGGCGACCGCCGAGGCCAGGCGCAACAACTCATCGGTCTCGCTGCCCATGGCACTCACCACCAGCACGACGTCATCGCCCTGCAGGCGCCTGAAGCGGACCTGCTCGGCGATATCGCGCATCCGGTCGGGCGTCGCCACGGACGTGCCGCCGAACTTCTGAACCAGGAGAGCCATAGCAGTCACGGTAACGCCGCCCGCCGCCACTCTGCGCCCGCGCGGCCGGTAGTTTTCTAAGCCATGGGAACAGAGAAGCGTGCCCGCCAGAAGGCCGGGACGCTGGCGCGCCGCGAGGCGGCGCAGCAGGCCGCGGCGCGAGCCAAGCGCAGGCGCACGATCACGAGGGTCGCCGTCGTGGCGTTGGCCGTCCTGGGGATCTTCCTCGGCCTCACCCTCACCGGCCGGGAGGACGAACCCGAGGGGACCGCCCCGCCGCCGCCGGTGGGCGCCGAGGTCGTCGCCGAGGCCGACGACACAGCCGACAGCGACGGCGCCCTCAGCGACGACATGATCGGCGAGGCCCCCATCGGCACGACGACGGTTCCTGCCACCGTCGCCGATGAGGACGCAGCGACTGAGACCGAGACGGCCGGCGACGACGCGACCGCCGAGGAGGACACCGGCGAGGAGGCGGCGGCAACTCCGGAGACAACTCCGGGCGACGGCCCGGACTACGTGTCGTACACCGCCGAGGATTACGGCGCCGGGCCGTGCGGTCCCCCCGAAGGGGTCGCCGAACCGGTGCTGGACTTCGATGGCGCACCGATGCTGTGCATCGACACCTCCGTGCCGCACACCGCCACCTTCGACACCTCCCGGGGCGTGGTGCGAGTGGCGCTGGACGTGGCCAACACGCCGGGCACGGTCAACAGCTTCGTGAACCTGGCGCGCTTCGGCTACTACGACGACACCCTCGTCCACCGCAGCGCGCCGAGCATCGGCATCCTGCAGGGTGGTTCGCCCCACACCGACACCGCCGCCGACCCCGGGCCCGGCTACACGCTCTGGGACGAGGGAACCGGCTTCACCTACCGGCCCGGCCAGCTGGTCATGGCCCGTCGCAACGAGCCCAACAGCGCCGGCGCGCAGTACTTCTTCACGGTCACCGAAGACGCCAGCCTGCTCGACGGACAGGGCACCTACGTGGTCTTCGGTGAGGTCATCGAGGGGCTCGACGTGCTCAGCGACATCCTCGCAAGCCACGTCGACGAACCCGACAATCCCCTCGGCGGCTCCCCGGACCCGCCGGTGACGGTCAACACTCTGACCATCGAAGTCGGCTGAACGGCCCGCTCGGAGCTTGCCGGCATCCACCGGCAGCGCCGATCGAGCCGATCGGCAATGGCTTTCCGGCCTGCGCCGGGATGACAAAGAACCCGTGACCGGCGCCCCGCCGGAAGTCCCCGCTTCTCCGGCTCAGGACGCCGGGTCCGTCGAACCGACCCGTGTCCCGTCCCGGTACAGGACCACCTCGCCTGAGGTCTCCCAGGAGCCGTCGGGTCTGTGTATCAGGGCACTGCGCTCGTTCACGGCGGCCACGAGCAGGCCGGGCGGCGCCAGTTGGACGGTACGGGAGATCCGCTCCGCCGACAGGGTGTCGGCACGGGAGATCATGGCCAACTCGTCGGTGAGTCCAAGGCCCAGCGTGAAGGCGCCGCCGCGGACGTCCACCATGTGATCGCACAGCACGTTTCCGCCCGCACCCGCGCCTGCCACGGTGGCCCCGCCTGCGTAGGCCCCCGCGAGGGCCTCCCAGACGGCGGTGCGCAGCAGCGCAGAGCGGGCGTGCAGGGGCGACCCCCCGGTGAGATAGATCATGGCGGCCCCCGCCACCGCGGCCGCCGCCTCCGGGTCGTCGGCGTCGGCCCGCCGGTAGACGTCGAGCCAGCGGCAGCCGGCCCCGAGCGACCCGAACCATTCCTCGGCACGCGCCCGCAGCTTGGCGGGATTCTCATAGGCCGTGGCGGTCGGCAACACCACGACCTCCGGCGCGCCGCACTCCGCCAGCAGGACGGCGTCGAAGTCGCAGCCTGCGGAGAACTCGCCACCCCCCACGAACGCCAGGGTTCCCCGACTCACGGCGACGCTCCTGAAGCGCCCGGATCAGCGTGGGGGGCAAGCCGATGCGGATCGGGACGGGCGGCACCGACGACCACTCGCAACAGACCCCGGGGGCCTCCCCGCAGCGGGCGCCTCTCCAAGGAGGTCACTTCGAAGCCACCCGCCCAGAGCGTCGCGGTGACATGGCACGCCATCGACATACCCCAGCGGCGCCGGGCAAGGCCATCCAGACGCCGGCGCCAGCGGCGGGCGTCGCCATCGAGTTCCACGAACAGCAGCCGGCCGTCGGAGGCCACGAGCGGTCGCAGCATCGCCACGAGCGTCTCCAGGCACGGAGCGGCCGCCATGGCCCCGAACGAGCAGACCACATCGAACGGTTCATCGCCCCTGGTGCCCAACGACTGCGGCGGGGCCACCACCAGCTCGCGGACCGACTCGTAGGCGAAGCCGCCGGCCAGCGGGCCGCGGATGTCCAGAACCCGCCCGGTGGCCCGGCGCTGCATGTCAAGCACCTCGGGGCGCAGCAGGCGCCGGAGCTTCCCGCTGCCGCCGGCCAACCGCATGTTCGAGCCGGGATCGGCCACCGCCCAAGCCCGCTCCCCCGATGGCCCGACGTCCTCGGGCATCGCCGGGCGGACGCTCAGCGCCACCAGCGGCCGGCGAACCGCCACCCGGACCGGACCGGAGCCGCACGGCGTGCCTCCGGTCGCTGCAGCAGCAGCCGGACCGCGGCAACGATCGCCGCAACCTCGTCGTCGTCGGGCGGCGGTGTCACCGTGAGGATCGGCCCAGCGGCGTCGCTCGGGTTGCTCACAGCGGGATGACGCCGTGCTTTCGGCGGGGGCGCTCGGCGCGCTTCGAACGCAGCGCGTCGAAACCGGCGATCACCTTCCGCCTGGTGTCAGCCGGGTCGATGACGTCGTCGATGTACCCGCGCTCTGCGGCGACGTACGGGTTTGCATAGCGCTCGATGTAGTCCTCCACCAACTCGTCACGGCGGGCCTCGGGGTTCTCGCTGTCGGCCAGCTCGCGCCGGTGGAGGATCTCCACCGCGCCCTGCGGTCCCATGACCGCCAGCTCCGCCGACGGCCACGCGAAGCACAGATCCGAGCCCACGGACTTGGAGTCCATGACGACGTAGGCGCCTCCGTAGGCCTTGCGTGTCACGACCGAGATGCGCGGCACCGTCGCCTCGCAGTAGGCGTACAGCAACTTGGCACCGTGGCGGATGATGCCGCCGTACTCCTGATCGACGCCCGGCAGGAACCCCGGCACGTCCACGAGCGTCAACAGCGGAATGCCGAAAGCGTCACAGGTGCGGACGAACCGCGCCGCTTTGGAGGACGACTCGATGTCCAGGACCCCGGCCAGCACCCGGGGCTGATTGCCCACGACACCGACGGTGTG encodes the following:
- a CDS encoding hydantoinase B/oxoprolinase family protein — protein: MTALLTPPDSPPVAADLAIDQVTLTVIDNYLATTCREMGVAMMRTAYSPMFNEALDFSCVLFDAAGRMIAQAEFCPSQIGTIKFTIEWMLDELGPDVYRPGDVIVMNDPYRGSGHIPEHTLLKAVFCGDEIVGFVANCAHLAEPGAKAPGGLAGDATDIFQEGLRLPPLWLQREGVPQEDIWKLIFANHRTPKVTYGDLMAMVGSLNVAERRLTSLLDTYGYETVTTATEDLIGIAERRMSEEIRRIPDGEYRFSDIIEDDGVAEGSYVIDCTVVVDGGNVACDFTGSDGQAAGPMNATYAVTASAVYNAFMHITDPTIPRNEGCYRPINVIAPPGTILNCEFPAPLVGGNTELSPRITDIIFGALADALPERIPASHGGTVCCFLFGGEHPETGELYSHFHFEGVGWGGRPIGDGDSQVIVIIGNARNTPVEIFETRYPVRVESYRLLEDSGGAGLNRGGLGVERILTMVVDEITVSALFNRMLVDPFGIHGGKPGANSGIYVRLAGEEVWSTFRDKFGTMSPSKFSNIALHRGDQVKILAPGGGGWGDPLERSADRVLADVAEGLVTREGALRDYGLVVEHRGGTWDATPAEARAALAAAPTTR
- a CDS encoding hydantoinase/oxoprolinase family protein, with product MTSTRIGIDTGGTFTDLIAFDASDGTVTSQKVASTPAEPLRAFLGAIGASGTDPDDIAFLVHGTTVATNTMIQRAGARVGFICTAGHEDIPYIQRVNRQFLYDLTWNKPRPLLVSRRDCFGVAERITADGEVLTPLAPEAIDDLCERIAANGELEALAVCLLFSYLKTDHERALADALRERFPDLPLSVSHEVAPIWREYERSSTVIADAYVKPLMQSYVASLAGGLEAADIDVSWAMMKSNGGLMNATAAADHPIHLAMSGPAGGAVASRHVAGLLGLENVVTIDVGGTSADVALILGGDVGYTTSYEVEWGIPAAIPLMDIHTVGAGGGSIAWVNAGGFLQVGPQSAGADPGPICYGAGGNEVTLTDANLVLGHLDPGYFCGGAMRLDGDLAGRGAAEMAAGLDMSPLELAHAVVEIADENMANAIRMVSIDRGHDPRHFALLAFGGAGPLHGAAVARKLHIPTLVVPPFPGSFSALGLLLGDLRVDKLWTQSFRSDRVGPAEVAERFATIATAATEELRAQGFEGDCGLRYAINMRYLGQNYETEVEVPPIDALDADGAAAQLELAYQAFGDRHQAMYEYVIADAVIEMVSFRVSAIGAIPHPRLARVQRESGHVETTRQVHFGGDGLVDCRVLHRRAMPIDTVLEGPLIVSEEGSTTLVEPGMHLRRTPEDVLIVEVSP
- a CDS encoding SMP-30/gluconolactonase/LRE family protein, with the translated sequence MASRTFASQLCAPEGPTAGPDGWILNVCSFTRDAAWPTRGGDICATNLSAPGRTRRLLNTGADGVAGLPAALAFGPDGALYVTDEGHRAILRVGPDGTRSRWVDSFEGEPLNGPNDLCFDADGGCFFTDPWGSSLENPIGGVYGYDAAAGKLHRIDGGMAFPNGIALRGGRLYVAETLRSCVWVYDVVGTGAAVGRGLFCRQPPVPDAPVSGPDGMAFDSEGNLLVTHFGSGHVYVYDAGGAEVGRIPCGGASPTNVCFGGPDHTMLFITVDDTGEMLAVDWGVRGQVLNFCPTAVSGIYPFAAMMTVTEPLG
- a CDS encoding dihydrodipicolinate synthase family protein; translation: MQYPPESLAGVFPVFQTPFDGNDDIDAAALAAEIDWVYACEVDGIVLAMVSEVLRLSTEERRRLAELACDLGLPHGPVIVSVGAESTKVAVDLARHAESVGATAVMAIPPISVGVSDSGLSAYYEALLAAIDVPVVVQDASGYVGRPMSIEMQADLLETYGERVLFKPEAVPIGPRLSELRDATGGRARVFEGSGGIALVDSYRRGIVGTMPAADTPWALVALWRALEAGDEARIEAIADPLARLVSLMDSLDAFVAIEKHLLVKQGIFTSARRREPSGYDPDPETLAEVDRLVGRLREAVDG
- a CDS encoding nucleoside 2-deoxyribosyltransferase produces the protein MSGNRTLYLANPYGFSPAQRAGPLNDLIAALEDVGAEPWEPFALGDQEGWIGQTGWAYKVGQNDMRLVREADGIFAVVNGCPPDEGVMVELGMAIAWGKPTFLFRDDFRRCADSEAYPLNLMVFTGLSEDGWEDYWYNSVGEIADPGKALVRWLRGESLP
- a CDS encoding NAD(P)-dependent oxidoreductase, which codes for MADNGSDHSGAGGSDASAPRVGFIGLGNMGWPMAAHVAAAGLPLRVHNRTRSKAEAFVEHVGGDVRICETPAEAAAGSDAVLSIVSDDAAATEVFTGPDGVAAGIAPGAVGVEMSTISPGCVRRLAGVMESVGASLVDAPAGGSVSTAEAGVLLMIAGGGATAVEQARPALEPFSGRIAHVGGQGSGAAMKLALNTLVHGLVNSVAEGLVLAEGAGIDREVAYDVFAASPLGSPFFQYRRDWYERPGTQPAIFRLDLAIKDLRLALDLAAEVGLDLPQIASNHGALQAASAAGFGDYDVAGVAESLRGKRRSAD
- a CDS encoding aspartate kinase, with product MALLVQKFGGTSVATPDRMRDIAEQVRFRRLQGDDVVLVVSAMGSETDELLRLASAVADRQPGREMDMLITAGERKATALMCMALADRGVPAESLTGSQAGFLTDTTHRNARILEIRPERVSVAIAAGRVPVVAGSQGVSTDRDETFLGRGGSDTTAVALAHVLGADACELYTDVSGVFTADPRVVPGARRIERLSYDEMLEMTATGCPKPAMRSVEVARARRVRLHVRSAFTWEPGTWIGEEDPTMEQAIVSAVTHDTSEAKITVPGVPDRPGIAGTLFRRLAELDVNVDMIVQNVSEDGVTDISFTVPRGQLDAGRAVAQGLADEIGAGAVTSDEGIGRVSLVGAGMKTNPGVAATMFETLGAGRVNIEMISTSAIRISCVVREDDVVKAVAVLHDAFGLDGAAGS
- a CDS encoding peptidylprolyl isomerase translates to MGTEKRARQKAGTLARREAAQQAAARAKRRRTITRVAVVALAVLGIFLGLTLTGREDEPEGTAPPPPVGAEVVAEADDTADSDGALSDDMIGEAPIGTTTVPATVADEDAATETETAGDDATAEEDTGEEAAATPETTPGDGPDYVSYTAEDYGAGPCGPPEGVAEPVLDFDGAPMLCIDTSVPHTATFDTSRGVVRVALDVANTPGTVNSFVNLARFGYYDDTLVHRSAPSIGILQGGSPHTDTAADPGPGYTLWDEGTGFTYRPGQLVMARRNEPNSAGAQYFFTVTEDASLLDGQGTYVVFGEVIEGLDVLSDILASHVDEPDNPLGGSPDPPVTVNTLTIEVG